A single genomic interval of Acidovorax sp. 1608163 harbors:
- a CDS encoding Maf family nucleotide pyrophosphatase, translating into MHQSPTLPRPLVLGSTSPYRRELLSRLNIAFDVAAPHVDETPQANEAPRALALRLALAKAQAVALLHPQAIVIGSDQVADLAGEPLGKPGTHEKATLQLQAMSGQTVVFQTAVAVVCASSGFQQVDLAAVEVKFRTLDPDEIERYLQAEKPYDCAGSAKSEGLGISLLDAIVSDDPTALIGLPLIRTCRMLRAAGLVLP; encoded by the coding sequence ATGCATCAATCCCCCACCCTGCCACGCCCTCTGGTATTGGGCTCCACCTCGCCCTACCGGCGCGAGCTGCTCTCGCGCCTGAACATCGCCTTTGACGTGGCCGCCCCCCATGTCGATGAAACCCCGCAAGCCAACGAAGCCCCTCGCGCACTGGCTTTGCGGCTGGCACTGGCCAAAGCGCAGGCCGTAGCACTGCTGCACCCGCAAGCCATCGTCATTGGGTCAGACCAAGTGGCCGATCTGGCGGGAGAACCCCTGGGCAAGCCCGGTACCCATGAAAAAGCCACCCTGCAACTGCAAGCCATGAGCGGCCAGACGGTGGTGTTCCAAACCGCAGTGGCCGTGGTGTGCGCCAGCAGCGGGTTTCAACAAGTAGACCTGGCTGCAGTGGAAGTCAAATTCAGAACCCTCGACCCAGACGAAATCGAGCGTTACCTGCAGGCCGAAAAGCCTTACGACTGCGCTGGCAGCGCCAAAAGCGAAGGCCTGGGCATCAGCCTGTTGGATGCCATCGTGAGCGACGATCCCACCGCCTTGATCGGGCTGCCGCTGATTCGAACCTGCCGCATGCTGCGCGCTGCAGGGTTGGTGCTGCCATGA
- the rpmF gene encoding 50S ribosomal protein L32 — protein sequence MAVQQNKKSPSKRGMHRSHNALNVPGIAVEPTTGETHLRHHISPNGFYRGRQVLKNKSEA from the coding sequence ATGGCAGTTCAGCAAAACAAAAAGTCCCCTTCCAAGCGCGGTATGCACCGCTCGCACAATGCACTGAATGTGCCAGGCATTGCTGTGGAACCTACCACTGGTGAAACCCACCTGCGTCACCACATCAGCCCTAACGGTTTCTACCGTGGCCGCCAAGTGCTGAAGAACAAGTCTGAAGCCTAA
- a CDS encoding DegQ family serine endoprotease has protein sequence MMSTLDWKLLRSVALAGVFTGLSGLTALVPVSAAAQSAVVRGLPDFTELVELAGPSVVNIRTTEKASARSGAGAMDEEMAEFFKRFGVPIPNAPRQQRPQQDEQPRGVGSGFILTADGVVMTNAHVVEGADEVIVTLADKREFKARIVGADKRTDVAVVKIEASGLPAVKVGDVSRLKVGEWVMAIGSPFGLENTVTAGIVSAKQRDTGDYLPFIQTDVAINPGNSGGPLINMRGEVVGINSQIYSRSGGFMGISFAIPMDEAMRVSEQLRASGRVTRGRIGVQIGPVTKDVAESLGLGKAQGALVTGVESGSPAEKAGVEAGDIIIRFEGKAIEKVADLPRLVGNTKPGSKSSLTVFRRGQSRDLAVTIAEIEPDKVAVKTTDREERAKASSAGQQVGLTVTELPDAQKKELKLKGGVLVSAAVDGAARAGLREGDIILAIANTEVSGVKDFDAILGKVDKSKTLSVLYRRGEWAQYALIRPAPAR, from the coding sequence ATGATGTCTACTCTGGATTGGAAGTTGCTGCGTTCTGTTGCCTTGGCTGGTGTGTTCACTGGTCTGTCTGGGCTGACGGCGTTGGTGCCTGTCTCCGCTGCTGCGCAATCAGCGGTGGTGCGTGGCCTGCCAGACTTTACGGAACTTGTAGAGCTGGCGGGTCCCTCGGTGGTCAATATCCGCACCACCGAGAAAGCCTCAGCCCGCTCTGGGGCGGGAGCGATGGACGAAGAGATGGCGGAATTCTTCAAGCGCTTCGGTGTGCCTATTCCCAACGCGCCGCGCCAGCAGCGCCCCCAGCAAGATGAGCAGCCACGCGGTGTGGGCTCGGGGTTCATTCTCACGGCCGACGGCGTTGTGATGACCAATGCGCATGTGGTCGAAGGGGCCGATGAAGTGATCGTGACCCTCGCAGACAAACGGGAGTTCAAGGCGAGGATCGTGGGCGCCGACAAGCGCACGGACGTGGCTGTGGTCAAAATTGAGGCCAGTGGTTTGCCTGCGGTGAAGGTGGGTGATGTCAGCCGCCTGAAGGTCGGCGAGTGGGTGATGGCGATTGGCTCTCCGTTTGGTCTGGAGAACACGGTCACGGCAGGCATCGTGAGTGCCAAGCAGCGTGATACGGGTGACTACCTGCCATTCATTCAGACCGATGTGGCGATCAATCCTGGCAATTCTGGCGGGCCGCTGATCAACATGCGCGGAGAGGTGGTGGGCATCAACAGCCAGATTTACTCGCGCTCTGGGGGGTTTATGGGGATTTCATTTGCTATCCCCATGGATGAGGCGATGCGAGTGAGCGAGCAACTGCGTGCCTCCGGCCGCGTGACGCGTGGGCGTATTGGCGTGCAGATTGGCCCCGTGACCAAGGACGTGGCTGAGTCTCTGGGCCTGGGCAAGGCGCAAGGTGCGTTGGTGACGGGGGTGGAGTCGGGCTCGCCAGCGGAAAAAGCCGGTGTCGAGGCGGGAGACATCATCATCCGCTTTGAGGGCAAGGCGATTGAAAAAGTGGCCGATCTGCCTCGCTTGGTGGGTAACACCAAACCGGGTAGCAAGAGCAGCTTGACGGTGTTTCGTCGCGGGCAAAGCCGTGACCTTGCTGTCACCATTGCCGAGATTGAGCCAGACAAAGTGGCAGTGAAAACGACGGACCGTGAGGAGCGCGCCAAGGCTTCTTCGGCTGGGCAGCAGGTGGGGTTGACGGTGACGGAGTTGCCGGACGCTCAAAAGAAGGAACTCAAGCTCAAGGGCGGTGTTTTGGTTTCGGCCGCTGTCGATGGCGCTGCCAGGGCTGGCTTGCGTGAGGGTGACATCATCCTGGCAATCGCCAATACCGAGGTGTCTGGCGTGAAGGACTTTGATGCCATCTTGGGCAAGGTCGACAAGAGCAAAACCTTGAGTGTGTTGTACCGCCGTGGGGAGTGGGCGCAATACGCGCTGATTCGCCCTGCGCCAGCCCGTTGA
- a CDS encoding MucB/RseB C-terminal domain-containing protein, whose translation MAGLWGRVAVLALTLGWGVPMAVAAESSASAAPLPSAQAVSVDLDVAQWMAHMRGAACRRSYVGTFVVISATGAMSSSRIAHACDGSLQVERVETLSGVPRTVFRRNGEVRTFFASSRTVRTDRSDTPALFPQPSVVAGTKLSQFYAVQRLGLERVAGRSADVLWLKPQDDLRLGYRIWADQETGLVMKLQTLSPNAKVMEQAAFSEIDWNASVKAEDLSRAMDAVDGFQRVSPEVRKTSAQEEGWVLRQPVEGFVPVQCYRRTLSVEAGARSVLQCLYSDGLASVSLFMEPMDATRHGGVAVQEVSMGATQMLARRAGEDTWLTIVGEVPRKTLHLFSKHWERSR comes from the coding sequence ATGGCTGGCCTTTGGGGGCGTGTCGCAGTTCTTGCGCTCACCTTGGGATGGGGTGTGCCCATGGCAGTGGCTGCGGAGTCTTCTGCATCTGCTGCTCCCTTGCCTTCGGCGCAAGCCGTATCAGTGGACCTTGATGTCGCGCAATGGATGGCTCACATGCGAGGGGCTGCGTGTCGGCGCTCGTATGTGGGTACTTTTGTTGTGATCTCGGCCACAGGGGCCATGTCCAGTTCCCGCATTGCCCACGCTTGTGATGGGAGTTTGCAAGTGGAGCGTGTGGAAACCTTGTCGGGTGTGCCGCGCACCGTATTTCGGCGCAACGGTGAGGTCAGGACCTTCTTTGCATCGTCGCGCACCGTGCGCACGGATCGCAGTGACACTCCAGCCTTGTTTCCACAGCCTTCCGTAGTGGCGGGCACCAAGCTCTCACAGTTCTACGCTGTGCAGCGTTTGGGACTGGAGCGTGTGGCTGGACGGAGTGCGGACGTGCTGTGGCTCAAGCCTCAAGACGATCTGCGGCTGGGCTACCGCATTTGGGCGGACCAGGAAACGGGGCTGGTCATGAAGCTGCAAACCTTGTCGCCCAACGCCAAGGTGATGGAGCAGGCTGCGTTCTCGGAAATTGACTGGAATGCCAGTGTGAAAGCGGAAGACCTGTCACGCGCGATGGACGCTGTGGACGGATTCCAGCGCGTGTCACCTGAGGTACGCAAGACCTCTGCCCAGGAAGAGGGGTGGGTATTGCGCCAGCCGGTGGAGGGCTTTGTTCCTGTCCAATGCTATCGGCGCACACTGTCTGTAGAGGCCGGTGCACGCAGTGTCTTGCAGTGCCTGTACTCTGACGGCCTAGCGTCTGTATCGCTGTTCATGGAGCCCATGGACGCTACGCGGCACGGTGGTGTGGCGGTGCAGGAGGTCAGCATGGGGGCAACCCAGATGCTGGCGCGCAGAGCAGGTGAAGACACCTGGCTGACCATCGTGGGAGAAGTCCCGCGCAAGACGCTGCACCTTTTCTCTAAGCACTGGGAGCGGTCGCGCTGA
- the fabG gene encoding 3-oxoacyl-ACP reductase FabG: MTNSVKAVQVALVTGASRGIGAAIALELAVRGYQVVGTATTDEGAARIGQALAAYPGCRGANLNVNDVAAVEALMDGIVKQQGGLHVLVNNAGITRDTLAMRMKDEDWDAVLDTNLKAVFRVSRAAIRPMMKQRFGRIISITSVVGASGNPGQANYAAAKAGVAGMTRALARELGSRNITVNCVAPGFIETDMTSVLPEEQQKALNAQIPLGHMGKPQDIAHAVAYLASNEAGYVTGQELHVNGGMYM; the protein is encoded by the coding sequence ATGACGAATTCGGTAAAAGCAGTGCAGGTGGCCTTGGTGACGGGTGCCTCTCGCGGCATTGGCGCTGCCATTGCCCTGGAGTTGGCCGTGCGTGGCTATCAAGTGGTGGGAACCGCTACGACCGATGAAGGCGCTGCCCGTATTGGCCAGGCGCTGGCGGCTTACCCCGGTTGCCGTGGTGCCAACTTGAATGTCAATGACGTGGCTGCTGTCGAGGCGCTCATGGATGGCATCGTCAAGCAGCAAGGCGGCTTGCATGTACTGGTGAACAACGCGGGTATTACCCGTGACACGCTGGCCATGCGCATGAAGGACGAGGACTGGGATGCTGTGCTCGACACCAATTTGAAGGCAGTCTTTCGCGTGAGCCGGGCGGCCATTCGTCCGATGATGAAGCAGCGTTTTGGCCGCATCATCAGCATCACCAGTGTGGTTGGTGCTTCGGGCAATCCAGGGCAGGCCAACTATGCTGCCGCCAAGGCCGGTGTGGCTGGCATGACGCGTGCACTGGCCCGTGAACTGGGCAGCCGCAACATCACTGTCAACTGCGTGGCACCCGGTTTCATCGAGACCGACATGACCTCCGTGTTGCCCGAAGAACAGCAAAAAGCCCTCAATGCCCAGATCCCGTTGGGCCACATGGGCAAGCCGCAAGACATCGCACACGCAGTGGCCTACCTGGCCTCGAATGAAGCTGGCTATGTGACGGGGCAGGAGTTGCACGTCAATGGCGGCATGTACATGTAA
- the rpoE gene encoding RNA polymerase sigma factor RpoE — protein sequence MNVTPPSLPADSDLQLVERTVAGDQRAYELLVIKYQRRIERLIGRMVRDTDLVQDIAQETFIRAYRALHQFRGDAQFYTWLYRIAVNTAKKALMDMKRNPVISENALRGGDDEDETSRVDNELTTEETPETVLAAQEIARVVNAAMEALPEDLRQAVTLREIEGLSYEEISLAMNCPIGTVRSRIFRAREAISAKVRPLLDKQSGKRW from the coding sequence ATGAATGTAACCCCGCCTTCCCTTCCTGCAGACAGCGATCTCCAACTGGTGGAGCGCACGGTTGCAGGTGACCAGCGAGCCTACGAGCTGCTGGTCATCAAATACCAAAGGCGCATCGAGCGCCTGATCGGCCGGATGGTGCGCGACACAGATCTGGTGCAGGACATCGCGCAGGAGACCTTCATCCGGGCTTATCGGGCGCTGCACCAGTTTCGGGGGGATGCCCAGTTTTACACTTGGCTCTACCGCATTGCTGTGAACACCGCCAAAAAGGCGTTGATGGACATGAAACGCAATCCGGTCATCTCCGAGAACGCCCTCAGAGGCGGAGACGATGAGGATGAAACTTCCCGCGTTGACAATGAACTAACCACCGAAGAAACGCCAGAAACCGTTTTGGCTGCACAGGAAATTGCACGGGTGGTGAATGCCGCTATGGAGGCTTTGCCTGAGGATTTGCGGCAGGCTGTGACGCTGCGCGAGATTGAGGGGCTGAGCTACGAAGAAATTTCGCTGGCGATGAATTGCCCTATTGGCACGGTTCGGTCCCGGATTTTTCGGGCCCGTGAGGCGATTTCTGCGAAAGTGCGCCCGCTGTTGGACAAACAGTCTGGCAAGCGGTGGTGA
- the fabF gene encoding beta-ketoacyl-ACP synthase II translates to MSRRRVVVTGLGCVSPVGNTVADAWANILAGKSGIDLITKFDASNFSCQIAGEVKGLDLESYISAKDARAMDSFIHFGIAAAAQAVQDAGLPTGEALDEEFATRIACVIGSGIGGLPLIENTHVEYASRGPRRITPFFVPASIINMVAGHVSMRFGFKGPNLAVVTACTTGLHCIGEAGRMIEYGDADVVVAGGTESTVSPLGIGGFAAMRALSTRNDDPKTASRPWDKDRDGFVLGEGAGVMVLEEYEHAKARGAKIYAELTGFGMSADAGHMTAPSMDGPRRAMLNALRNAGINADQVDYLNAHGTSTPLGDLNETNAIKAALGDHARHTVVSSTKSMTGHLLGGAGGIESVFTVLALYHQKAPPTINIFNQDPECDLDYCANTARDMKIDIALKNNFGFGGTNGSLVFKRV, encoded by the coding sequence ATGAGCCGTCGTCGCGTTGTCGTGACCGGCCTGGGTTGCGTCAGCCCCGTGGGTAACACGGTGGCCGATGCCTGGGCCAACATCCTTGCCGGCAAGTCCGGCATTGACCTCATTACCAAGTTCGATGCGTCGAATTTTTCCTGCCAGATTGCAGGCGAGGTCAAGGGATTGGACCTGGAGTCCTACATCAGCGCCAAAGATGCGCGTGCGATGGACTCCTTCATTCATTTTGGTATCGCAGCAGCAGCGCAGGCTGTGCAGGATGCGGGTTTGCCTACGGGCGAGGCGCTCGATGAAGAGTTTGCCACCCGCATTGCCTGTGTGATTGGTTCTGGCATCGGCGGTTTGCCGCTGATAGAAAACACCCACGTCGAGTACGCCAGCCGGGGTCCTCGTCGTATCACGCCATTCTTTGTGCCTGCCTCCATCATCAATATGGTGGCTGGGCATGTGTCGATGCGTTTTGGTTTCAAGGGCCCTAACCTGGCTGTGGTGACCGCATGTACGACGGGCTTGCACTGCATTGGAGAAGCCGGTCGCATGATCGAATACGGCGACGCTGATGTGGTGGTGGCCGGTGGTACAGAGTCCACGGTGTCTCCGCTGGGCATTGGCGGCTTTGCTGCCATGCGCGCCTTGTCCACCCGCAACGATGACCCTAAGACGGCCTCGCGCCCCTGGGACAAAGACCGCGATGGTTTTGTGTTGGGTGAAGGCGCTGGTGTGATGGTGCTGGAAGAGTACGAACACGCCAAGGCACGTGGAGCAAAAATCTACGCGGAGTTGACAGGCTTTGGCATGAGTGCTGATGCAGGGCACATGACTGCTCCCAGCATGGATGGGCCACGCCGCGCCATGCTCAATGCGTTGCGCAATGCGGGCATCAATGCCGATCAGGTGGATTACCTCAACGCCCACGGCACCTCAACCCCGCTGGGTGATTTGAACGAAACGAATGCCATCAAGGCTGCTTTGGGTGACCATGCGCGCCACACGGTGGTCAGCTCGACCAAGTCGATGACCGGGCACTTGCTCGGCGGCGCGGGTGGCATCGAAAGTGTTTTCACGGTGCTTGCGCTGTACCATCAAAAGGCGCCACCGACGATCAACATCTTTAACCAGGATCCTGAGTGTGATCTGGATTACTGTGCCAATACGGCGCGTGACATGAAGATCGACATTGCTCTCAAGAACAACTTTGGTTTTGGGGGCACCAACGGCTCGCTGGTTTTCAAGCGGGTTTGA
- a CDS encoding beta-ketoacyl-ACP synthase III, with translation MRRYSRITGTGSYLPPRRLTNADLVAELGQRGIETSDEWIVERTGIRARHFAEPDVASSDLGLEAARQALEAAGVQPQDIDLIIVATSTPDMVFPSTACILQNKLGANGCPAFDVQAVCSGFVYALSVADAMIQSGAASRALVVGAEVFSRILDFNDRTTCVLFGDGAGAVVLEASDKPGILASDLHADGKHVGILCVPGNVSGGHILGDPVLKMDGQAVFKLAVGVLEKAAHAVLQKAGLAEADIDWLIPHQANIRIMQGTARKLKLSMDKVVVTVDQHGNTSAASIPLALDHAVRNGQVTAGQTVLLEGVGGGFTWGAVLLKM, from the coding sequence ATGAGACGTTATTCCCGCATCACCGGCACAGGCAGCTACCTGCCTCCACGCCGATTGACCAACGCTGATCTGGTGGCTGAATTGGGCCAGCGTGGTATTGAAACCTCTGATGAATGGATTGTGGAGCGCACGGGCATCCGAGCGCGGCACTTTGCTGAGCCGGACGTCGCCAGCAGCGACCTGGGGCTTGAGGCTGCACGCCAAGCCTTGGAGGCTGCGGGTGTGCAGCCCCAAGACATTGACTTGATCATTGTGGCGACCTCCACGCCAGACATGGTGTTCCCGTCCACGGCTTGCATCTTGCAGAACAAGTTGGGTGCCAATGGTTGCCCCGCGTTTGATGTGCAAGCGGTTTGCAGCGGCTTCGTGTACGCGCTGTCGGTGGCTGACGCGATGATCCAGTCGGGCGCAGCCAGCCGTGCGCTGGTGGTGGGTGCCGAGGTTTTCAGCCGCATTCTCGACTTCAATGACCGCACCACTTGTGTCTTGTTTGGTGATGGTGCTGGGGCGGTGGTGCTGGAGGCTTCTGACAAGCCTGGCATTCTGGCCAGCGACTTGCACGCCGATGGCAAGCATGTGGGCATTCTTTGCGTTCCTGGCAATGTGTCTGGCGGACACATATTGGGTGACCCTGTCTTGAAGATGGATGGTCAAGCGGTGTTCAAGCTGGCGGTGGGTGTGCTGGAGAAGGCGGCCCATGCGGTGCTGCAAAAAGCCGGTCTGGCAGAAGCCGACATCGACTGGTTGATTCCCCATCAGGCCAACATCCGCATCATGCAGGGCACGGCCCGCAAGCTGAAGCTGTCCATGGACAAGGTGGTGGTGACGGTGGATCAGCATGGCAACACCTCGGCCGCTTCTATTCCCTTGGCGCTCGATCATGCGGTGCGCAATGGCCAGGTGACCGCCGGGCAGACGGTGCTGCTTGAAGGGGTGGGCGGCGGATTTACCTGGGGTGCAGTGCTATTGAAAATGTAG
- the acpP gene encoding acyl carrier protein: protein MSDIEARVKKIIAEQLGVEESQVTNEKSFVADLGADSLDTVELVMALEDEFGIEIPDEDAEKITTVQNAIDYANNHQKA, encoded by the coding sequence ATGAGCGATATCGAAGCACGCGTCAAAAAAATCATTGCCGAACAACTCGGAGTGGAAGAGTCCCAAGTCACCAACGAAAAGTCTTTCGTGGCTGACCTCGGCGCAGACTCCCTCGACACCGTGGAACTGGTGATGGCACTGGAAGACGAGTTCGGCATCGAGATCCCCGACGAAGACGCGGAAAAGATCACCACGGTGCAAAACGCCATCGACTACGCCAACAATCACCAGAAGGCCTGA
- the plsX gene encoding phosphate acyltransferase PlsX has product MITLAVDCMGGDHGPRVTLAACRQFLDSHPQARLLLVGLQESLQSFSHERASVVLASEVVAMDDPVEVALRKKKDSSMRVAIQQVKDGAAAAAVSAGNTGALMAIARYILKTLDGIDRPAIATQLPNAQGGATTVLDLGANVDCSAEHLLQFAVMGSALVSALQDGGEPTVGLLNIGEEIIKGSEVIKKAGELLRSAASLGDLNFYGNVEGNDIFKGTVDIVVCDGFVGNVALKASEGVASMVVGGLKNEFSRNIFTKAAAIVAYPVLKALMKRIDYRRYNGAALLGLRGLVFKSHGSADVLAFEQALNRAYDAARNNLLDRVRTRIAHAAPLLAPADVQAKAGVSATTH; this is encoded by the coding sequence ATGATCACACTGGCTGTTGACTGCATGGGGGGCGACCATGGCCCCCGCGTCACGCTCGCGGCGTGTCGCCAGTTTCTAGATTCCCACCCCCAAGCCCGTTTGCTGCTGGTCGGCTTGCAGGAGAGTCTCCAATCGTTCTCGCACGAGCGGGCCAGTGTTGTGCTGGCCTCTGAAGTGGTCGCCATGGATGACCCTGTGGAAGTGGCTTTGCGCAAGAAGAAAGATTCTTCCATGCGCGTGGCCATTCAGCAGGTCAAGGATGGAGCGGCCGCTGCGGCTGTGTCCGCGGGCAACACGGGTGCCTTGATGGCGATCGCTCGCTACATCTTGAAAACCCTGGATGGCATTGACCGCCCTGCCATTGCGACCCAGCTGCCCAATGCACAAGGTGGTGCCACCACGGTGCTGGATTTGGGGGCCAATGTGGATTGCTCGGCCGAGCATCTGTTGCAATTCGCTGTCATGGGGTCTGCGCTGGTGTCAGCCCTCCAGGACGGAGGGGAGCCCACTGTGGGCTTGCTCAATATTGGTGAGGAAATCATCAAAGGCAGCGAAGTCATCAAAAAAGCAGGTGAATTGCTGCGATCTGCGGCCAGTTTGGGTGATCTGAACTTCTACGGCAACGTGGAAGGCAATGACATCTTCAAGGGTACCGTTGACATCGTGGTGTGTGACGGCTTTGTCGGCAACGTTGCGTTGAAAGCCAGCGAAGGCGTAGCTTCCATGGTGGTGGGTGGGCTCAAAAATGAGTTTTCTCGCAATATTTTCACCAAAGCTGCAGCCATCGTTGCTTATCCTGTTTTAAAAGCTTTGATGAAGCGCATTGACTACCGCCGCTACAACGGTGCGGCCCTTTTGGGGCTGCGCGGGCTGGTGTTCAAGAGCCATGGATCGGCGGACGTGCTGGCTTTCGAGCAGGCTTTGAACCGGGCGTATGATGCAGCCCGCAACAACCTGCTCGACCGTGTCCGGACCCGGATTGCGCATGCGGCGCCCCTCCTGGCCCCCGCTGATGTACAAGCCAAGGCCGGTGTTTCGGCGACGACACATTGA
- a CDS encoding sigma-E factor negative regulatory protein, translating into MDKDLNQCEQLSALMDGELESEALAEALRLAHGEESQATWELYHLVGDVLRSPELAAHASSPLLGRLREQLAQEPAAARVPLVLQSESPVVSVHVPQHAANASVFRWKMVAGIASMAAVAAIGWNSVEALRGGGAQLASAPVAPPASVVAVSEGAGQPVMLRDPRLDELLQAHKQFGSTSALQMPAGFLRNATFEEPSR; encoded by the coding sequence ATGGACAAAGATTTGAATCAGTGCGAGCAGTTGTCGGCGTTAATGGATGGTGAGCTCGAAAGCGAGGCCTTGGCTGAGGCCCTGCGCTTGGCCCACGGTGAAGAGAGCCAAGCCACGTGGGAGCTCTACCATCTGGTGGGAGATGTGTTGCGCTCGCCTGAATTGGCTGCGCACGCATCGAGCCCTTTGCTCGGGCGCTTGCGGGAGCAACTGGCCCAGGAGCCTGCCGCTGCACGTGTGCCTTTGGTATTGCAATCTGAATCGCCGGTGGTGTCTGTCCATGTGCCGCAGCACGCAGCCAATGCGTCGGTGTTTCGCTGGAAGATGGTGGCCGGTATTGCGTCGATGGCTGCGGTCGCCGCCATCGGTTGGAATTCTGTTGAAGCCTTGAGGGGCGGCGGCGCGCAATTGGCTTCTGCTCCAGTTGCGCCACCGGCTTCGGTGGTGGCCGTTTCGGAAGGGGCTGGGCAGCCTGTGATGTTGCGCGACCCACGCCTGGACGAGCTGTTGCAAGCCCACAAACAATTCGGTAGCACTTCGGCTCTTCAGATGCCTGCGGGCTTTTTGCGCAATGCCACTTTTGAAGAGCCTTCTCGGTAA
- a CDS encoding DUF177 domain-containing protein: protein MTKEFSPDRLDIKAFAQAGGQLSGHDSLLKYERLAQEAKGLHPDLLVDWKVAGEVRTELGGTGQVWLHLAVHASFPMECQRCMTPVDVPLDVERSFRFVADEATAEALDDDCDEDLLALSREFDLRELIEDELLMALPVVPKHDECPSSVPLASSDEDFEAANSEKPNPFAALASLRKDEKGT, encoded by the coding sequence ATGACCAAGGAATTCTCTCCGGACCGGCTTGACATCAAGGCTTTCGCGCAGGCGGGAGGTCAGCTGTCAGGTCACGACTCGCTTCTGAAATATGAGCGCTTGGCGCAAGAGGCCAAAGGCTTGCACCCGGATTTGCTCGTCGACTGGAAGGTGGCTGGTGAAGTGCGTACCGAGCTGGGGGGTACGGGCCAAGTCTGGTTGCATCTGGCGGTGCACGCCAGCTTCCCGATGGAATGCCAGCGGTGCATGACACCTGTGGATGTGCCTCTGGATGTGGAGCGCTCGTTCCGATTTGTGGCTGATGAGGCCACCGCCGAAGCCCTGGATGACGATTGCGATGAGGACTTGCTGGCACTGAGCCGGGAGTTTGACTTGCGTGAGTTGATTGAAGATGAGTTGCTGATGGCCTTGCCTGTGGTGCCAAAGCATGATGAGTGCCCAAGCTCGGTCCCTCTGGCATCGTCGGACGAGGACTTTGAGGCCGCGAACTCAGAAAAGCCCAACCCCTTTGCAGCGCTCGCCTCGCTGCGAAAAGACGAAAAAGGGACATGA
- the fabD gene encoding ACP S-malonyltransferase, whose translation MKSFAFVFPGQGSQSVGMLDAWGDHPAVQQTLREASDALGEDVGRLIHEGPKESLALTTNTQPVMLVAGVAAWRVWCAAGGAKPSALAGHSLGEYSALVAAGVLTLAQAAPLVRLRAAAMQEAVPVGVGGMAAILGLEASKVIAGCAEAVVVLGSGEVVEAVNFNDPAQTVIAGTKVGVDKACELLKAAGAKRALPLPVSAPFHSSLMKPAAQKLRLALDGLALAEPQIPVVNNIDVAVCTDAGQIRDALYRQAFGPVRWVECVQALKARGVTHVVEAGPGKVLAGLTKRIDAELTGVPLYDPATLAEAMEIVK comes from the coding sequence ATGAAATCATTCGCATTTGTTTTTCCTGGACAAGGCTCGCAGTCAGTGGGCATGCTGGATGCCTGGGGCGACCACCCGGCGGTGCAGCAAACGCTGCGCGAGGCCTCCGATGCCTTGGGTGAAGATGTGGGGCGTCTTATTCATGAAGGTCCCAAGGAATCCTTGGCATTGACCACCAACACGCAGCCTGTGATGCTCGTGGCGGGTGTGGCCGCTTGGCGTGTGTGGTGCGCAGCGGGTGGGGCCAAGCCATCGGCGCTGGCGGGCCATTCGTTGGGCGAGTATTCGGCTTTGGTGGCGGCAGGTGTGTTGACTTTGGCGCAAGCAGCGCCGCTGGTGCGGCTGCGTGCGGCGGCGATGCAAGAGGCTGTGCCTGTTGGGGTGGGGGGCATGGCGGCCATTTTGGGGCTGGAAGCCTCCAAGGTCATTGCAGGCTGCGCTGAGGCTGTGGTGGTGTTGGGTAGCGGCGAGGTGGTGGAGGCTGTCAATTTCAATGATCCTGCCCAAACCGTGATTGCTGGCACCAAGGTGGGCGTGGACAAGGCCTGTGAGCTTCTCAAGGCAGCTGGTGCCAAGCGCGCCTTGCCATTGCCGGTGTCTGCCCCTTTCCATTCCAGCCTGATGAAGCCTGCTGCGCAGAAGCTGCGCCTGGCTTTGGACGGCTTGGCATTGGCTGAGCCGCAGATTCCCGTGGTCAACAACATTGATGTGGCCGTCTGCACTGATGCGGGACAGATCCGTGATGCCCTCTATCGCCAGGCCTTTGGTCCTGTGCGCTGGGTGGAATGTGTGCAGGCGTTGAAAGCGCGCGGCGTTACGCATGTGGTGGAAGCGGGCCCTGGCAAGGTGCTGGCCGGTTTGACCAAGCGCATCGATGCCGAGTTGACGGGCGTGCCCCTGTATGACCCAGCCACCCTGGCTGAAGCGATGGAGATTGTGAAATGA